One window of Candidatus Nitrospira kreftii genomic DNA carries:
- a CDS encoding hypothetical protein (conserved exported protein of unknown function) — MLLSADRLTGASVALLITLGALTASWAQAADLLHVLGIVTAIDVKHIEVKTARGPVVSVLLDKQVKFKNKINSKSVAPPEVGDRVIIEATKDKQKVTATVVHYSPMRNPSITR; from the coding sequence ATGTTGTTGAGCGCCGATCGGTTGACAGGAGCCAGCGTTGCACTGCTCATCACACTTGGAGCACTCACCGCAAGCTGGGCCCAAGCAGCGGATCTGTTACACGTACTCGGTATCGTGACAGCCATCGATGTCAAACATATAGAAGTCAAGACAGCCAGAGGACCAGTCGTCTCCGTGCTGCTCGACAAGCAGGTGAAATTTAAGAATAAAATCAACTCCAAGTCGGTCGCTCCGCCTGAAGTAGGTGACCGTGTCATTATTGAGGCGACAAAAGACAAGCAGAAGGTGACCGCAACCGTCGTTCATTATTCACCGATGAGAAACCCTTCAATCACTCGGTAG
- a CDS encoding hypothetical protein (conserved membrane protein of unknown function): protein MPGIRFSRAVHESPFHGGIRHAIMRVLITGIAVFLAISMVPGLESDGFTSGIAAVLVLTFLNVILRPVLFLLTLPLIVFTLGLFLVVLNALLLEFTAFLVKGFTVSGFWSAVGGALVISLVTTVLNSWTVDRRPFPDFPDEPRRPPKIINPD, encoded by the coding sequence ATGCCTGGCATTCGCTTTTCTCGCGCAGTCCACGAATCACCATTCCACGGTGGGATACGCCACGCCATCATGCGCGTGCTCATCACCGGTATTGCGGTGTTCCTGGCGATCTCGATGGTCCCCGGGCTCGAGTCGGACGGGTTCACGTCCGGTATTGCAGCGGTCCTGGTCCTAACATTCTTGAATGTCATCCTTCGCCCCGTTCTCTTCCTGCTGACCTTACCGTTGATTGTTTTTACCCTCGGACTGTTTCTGGTGGTCTTGAACGCACTGTTGTTGGAATTCACGGCGTTTCTGGTAAAAGGATTCACGGTCTCCGGATTCTGGTCGGCTGTCGGTGGCGCACTGGTGATCAGCCTGGTGACGACCGTCCTGAACAGCTGGACTGTCGACCGTCGACCGTTCCCGGACTTCCCGGACGAGCCACGTCGACCTCCAAAAATCATCAATCCGGATTGA